The genomic stretch GTTTCGGGAGGGATGACCGTGGGCGAACTCGCGACCGAGTACGGGAAGGCGGGCATCGGCGCGAACGCGCTCGCGGAGGCGGTCGACATCTACGCCGAGATGCTCGACCCCGAGGTGACGAGCTTCTTTGGCCTCGCGGGCGCGATGGTGCCCGCCGGGATGCGTCAGGTCGTCGTCGACCTCATCCGGGACGGCCACATCGACGTGCTCGTCACCACCGGCGCGAACCTCACCCACGACGCCATCGAGGCCATCGGCGGCAAGCACCACCACGGTCGCGCCGGGCCGCACGACACGCGATCCGGCGCTCCCTGCTCACGCTCGCCCGAAGGCTCGCGTGAACACGGCCGCGACCACGGCAACGGGAGTCTTCGAGACCACGACGAGACGCTTCGCGACGAACAGGTCGACCGGATCTTCGACGTCTACCTCCCACAGGAACACTTCGCGCTGCTCGAAACGCACCTCCGCGAGGAGGTCTTTCCCGCGATAGAGGAGACGGTGAGCATCCAGCGGTTGACCGACGAACTCGGGCGCGCGAACGCCGAGGTCAACGAGGAGGAAGGGGTCGACGAGGACCCGGGTATCGTCGCCGCCGCCCACGAACACGACGTACCGGTCTACGCCCCCGCGATCCAGGACTCCGTGCTGGGTCTCCAGGCGTGGCTCTACTCCCAGACCACGGATTTCTCGCTCGACGCGCTCGACGACATGAACGGGTTGAACGACATCGCCTACGAGGCCGAGAGTACGGGCGCGGTCGTGGTCGGCGGCGGAGTACCCAAAAACTACGTGCTCCAGACCATGCTGGTCGCGCCCGACGCCTACGACTACGCCGTCCAGCTGACGATGGACCCCGAACACGCCGGCGGGCTCTCGGGGGCGACCCTGGAGGAGGCTCGGTCGTGGGGCAAGCTCGAAAAGGCCGCCCGGAACGCGAGCGTCTACGCCGACGCGACCATCACCCTGCCGCTGGTCGTGGCGGCCGCCCGCGAGCGCGCCGGCGAGACCGAGTAACCCCGAAATCGAACAACCGCGGTCCCCGGATTACTCCGCGAGGTCGACCACGTCGTCGCGGAACTCCTCGACCGAGGTGGAGTACTCGCCGATCCGATCCCCCTCGTCGTCGTACTGTACCACGTCGACGTCGTCGTCGGCGACGCCGACGACTTCGAGGCTCGTGCCGTCGTCGAGCCGGTACCGGTCGCCAGCGGCGACCTCGGGTTCCCCGTTGTCGCCGGCCCCCTCGTCCTCGTTCATACCCCGTCTCCACCCGCGACCGGTTTGAGTCTGTTCCTCCGTCGTGTTCCCGATCTGTGTACGACCCGTATCGGCCCCATCCCATCCGACCGGCGACGAGCGCCGCGTTCGTCACGGCTCCGCCCCGCCGGCCGTCTCGTAGGCTCCAGCAATACCCTCCGGAACCCTTGATCCCCGTCAGACCTCGCCGTGACCCGGGGATACTATGAGTGGAGGACTCTACGTGTCTCCAAGGTTAGCCGGCATATCGCCGGTGCTCCGATCTGATTCACAATGAACACAGTCGAACGCTGGAAACAGGAGAAGCATCCGCTCGACGTCATCGAGGACGTCCGGGAGTACGCCGAAGAGGGGCTCTCGTTTGACGAGATCGAAGAACGCGCTGGCGACGGCGAGTGGGAACGGCTCAAGTGGGCCGGGATGTACAGCCACGGGGTACAGGACGGCTACTTCATGATGCGGACGAAGGTCCCCGGCGGCTATCTCACGCCCGAACAGGGTGAGGTCGTCGGGGAGGTCGCCGACGAGTTCGCCACCGCGCCCGAGGAGTACGGCGGCGACCAACAGAACGACCTCTGGGGCGACGCCTACGTCGACATCACGACGCGCCAGGACTTCCAGGAACACTGGATCGAGGTCGAGGACGTCCCCGAGATCTGGAATCGCTACGACGACGTGGGGTTGACCACGATCCAGGGCTGTGGCGACTCCGCACGCAACGTCCTGGGCTGCCCGGCGGCGGGCCTCGACCACCACGAGGTCTTCGACGCCCAGCCCGTGATCGACGCGGTCTCGGATTTCTTCACCGAGAATCGGGAGTACGGCAACCTCCCCCGGAAGTTCAAGATCACCATCACCGGCTGCCGCGAGGACTGCGCCCAGTCCCAGATCAACGACGTCGGGATGACGCCGGCACGCCGCGAGGTCGACGGCCAGTACCAGTACGGCTTCCACGTCCGCGTCGGCGGCGGGCTCTCGGACGGCCCGCGGATGGGCTCGGAGCTCGACGTGTTCGTCCCGCCGGAGGACGCCGTCGAGTTCACCCGCGCCGTCGCCCAGACGTTCAAGGAGCTCGGCAACCGGTTCAACCGCGGCGTCTGCCGGATGCGCTATCTCGTCCAGCAGATGGGGCCCGAGAAGTTCGAGGAAGCGGTTCGCGACCGATGTACGGTCGACCTCGATACTCGCGGCGAGGACCTCACGGAAGGCTACACGGGCGACCACGTCGGCGTCCACAAACAGCGCGACGAGGACCTCCGATACGTCGGTTTCAACGTCGTCGCGGGTCGGATGGGCGGCGACGAGTTCGCCGAGGCCGCCCGCGCGGCGGAGAAACACGGTACCGACGAGGCGAGCCTCCGCCTCGCGACGGATCAGAACTTCCTGATCACCCACATCCCCGAGGAGAACGTCGACGACCTCCTCGCGGAGCCGTTCGCGGAGAACTACCAGCCGGATCCCGGTCCGTTCGCGCGCGGCGCGGTCGGGTGTACGGGGAGCGAGTTCTGTAACTACGGGATCATCGAGACCAAGAATCGCGTGAAGCGGTGGGCCCGCGAACTCGACGACCGTATCGATACCCCCGACGACCTCGAAGTCGTCCGGATGCACATGTCGGGCTGTTCGGCCTCCTGCGCCCAGCCCCAGATCGCCGACATCGGCTTCCGCGGCGAGACGGTCAAGACGGATATCGACGACGCGGACGACGAGAACGACGCGATCGTCGAGGGGATGGACTTCGGCCTCGGCGGTTCGCTGGGTGCCGACAACGAGTTCCTCGACTGGGTCGAGCACGCGGTGCCCGCGACCGCGGTGATCCCGGCGCTCGAAAAGCTGTTCACGGCCTACACCGACGAGCGCGAGGAGGGCGAGCGCTTCTACGAGTGGTGTCGCCGTGCCGGCAACGACGAACTCCGGGCCGTGATGCAACAGGCGGACGCCAACGTCTCGGGAGGTGTCGCGGCGGATGACTGACCGCGACCCCCTCCCCGGCGTGCCGAGGACGAGCGACGACGGCGACGGCGACGAGTGCTGTACCGACGGGCAGTGTACCTGCGGCGGGCAGGAGTCGGAACCCCAGGCCATCGCCGACGGCGGCATGAAGTCGGCGAACGTCGACGAGAACGGCAGCCTCGGCGACGTCCAGTTCACCGAACCCGCGGCCGAGGGCACGAGTCAGAAGATCGAGAACGGCGACTCGCCGGACACCCGTGTCGGGGTCCCGGATGGTGTGGACCTCGACACGCCGGGCTACTCGATCCGCTCGGAGATGAACGACATCGAGGAGCCAGACGACAAGACCTGGTTCATGGAGCTCGACACCGCCGTGATCGACGACGGCCGGTGTATCCAGTGTGGGACCTGTGTGGCCTCCTGTCCCTCGGACTCGATCGGGATCGGCGACGACGGGCTGCCCGAACTGGTGAAGATGTGTACGGGCTGTTCGCTGTGCTGGGACTTCTGTCCCCGCGGCGGCCTGCGCTACGAGCGCCAGTGGAAGATCACCGGCGGCGAGGACAACGTGAAGGGCGCGGGCGACCCGATCACCGAGTTCTCGGCGAAGGTCGAGGAGGACTGGCGCGGGAACGCCCAGGACGGCGGCGTGGTCTCCTCGCTCCTGATCCACCTGCTGGAGGACGGCGAGATCGACGGCGCGCTGATCGCCACCGAGGGCGAGGACGAGGCCTGGAAGGCCGAGAGCTTCCTCGCCACGACCCCCGAGGACGTCATCGAGAACGCGGGCAGCTTCTACAACCAGACGATGGCGCTCGGGAACCTCGACCTCGAACAGTGGGAGCACAAACTCCCCGACAAGGACCCCGAGGACCTCTCGCTCGCGATGGTCGGCACGCCCTGTGAGATCGAGGGCATCCGCGCGCTCCAGGACTTCTCGTGGGACTACCAGTCCCAGAACGAGGGCGTCCGCGCGGTGGATTACACCATCGCGCTGATGTGTACGAAGAACTTCAACTACGAGCGACTCATCGGGGAGCAGATCGAGGAGAAACGCGGGATATCGCCCGACGAGATCGGCAAGCTCGACATCCTCCACGGGAACATGTACGTCTACGGCCACGACGGCGAGGAGCTCCTCACCGAGGACATCGAGAACTTCCACGACGCCGCCCTGAAGGGCTGTGACGAGTGTGCGGACTTCACGGGCTACGCCGCCGACATCACCGTGGGTTCGGTGGGGTCGAGCGACGAGTTCTCCAGCGTGATCGTCCGGACCGAACAGGGTCTCGACGCGTGGGAGCACACCGAGGCCGACCTCACGTACCACGACCTCGAGGACCGCGGCGCGGTCGGCGGGCTCCAGTCCTGGGACAAGAAGAAGGCGTTCAACTCCCTCAAACGGCCGTTCGACCCGGACGCGCCGCGGTTCATCGAGTACACCGAACACGCCGAGAACTACGGCACCGTGCTCAACCCCCACGAAGCCGACCACTGAATCGCCGCGCGTCCGAACTTTCGAGGTCGTATCGGCGGGAACGTTTTTGCTCGCGAGGGCGGTGCGGTTCGTGTGGAAAAAGTCAACATCGACGATGTGGACGTCGTCACCAACCCGCTCGAAGTCCACTCGGTTCGGAAGCCGGTTTCGAGCGCCCTCGGCACCGAGGACTTCGCGATGAACTACTTCGAACTCGAACCCGGCGAGTCGTTCTCCGGGGGCCTCCACACCCACCACGACCAGGAGGAGGTCTTCTACGTCCAGGAGGGCACCGCGACGTTCGAGGTGGGCCGTGAGCGCGAGGAGACCGAGATCGAGGCGGGCGGGCTGATTCGATTCGCGCCCGGCGAGTTCCAGATCGGGAAGAACGACTCCGACGACCGGGTGGTCGGGTTCGCGCTCGGCGCGCCGAAGGCCCGCCACGACTTCGAGGAGATCGAATCGCTGGTCCACTGCCGGGAGTGTGGCGAGGAGACCGTCCACGAGCTCGACCTCACGGACGAGGGCCAGTTCGAGTTCACCTGCACCGAGTGCGGCAACGAGTTCGCGACGGGGTGATCCGCCGCGGCAGGTGCGCGGTCGGCACGAACGGGAGAGCTGGTAGTCCGGCGGTTGAGCTCAGTCGTCGAGGAGGGCGTCGTCGCCGTGGCGTTCGCGGAGGTCTCGAAGATACTCGCGCTGGTCGCGAAGCCGGTCGGGGAGGTCGTCGTAGGCGTCGGCGAACAGGTCGTCCGGGTCGGCCTCGGCGCTCCCCTCGGCCGTCTCGATGACGTCGGTGACTTCGCTCTCGACTTCGGTTTCGATGGCGTCGACGCGCTCGTCGTCGAGCCGGCCGGTGTCGCGGAGGAAGCGTTCGAGCCGCGGGATCGGGTCCTTCTCCCTCCACTCCTCGACCGCGCCCTCCTCGCGGTAGACCGAGGGGTCGTCGGCGGTGGTGTGGGCCCCGAAGCGGTACTGGACGGCCTCGATCATGGTCGGGCGGGGGGTTCCGTCGTCGGTTCCCTCTCGGGCCTTCTCGACGGCCCGTTTCGTCACCTGGTACATCGCGAGGGGGTCCATCCCGTCGACTCGGATCCCCTCGAAGCCGTAGGCCTCGGCCTTCCGGGCGAGCGTGGTCGAGGCGGTCTGGCGTTCGCGGGGGGTCGAGATCGCCCACTGGTTGTTGTTGCAGACGAAGACGTTCGGCGTGTCGAACACCCCCGCGAAGTTCATCGCCTCGTGGAAGTCGCCCTCGCTGGTCGCGCCGTCGCCGAAGTGGCTCACGAACGCCTTGTCCTCGCCCTTGAGTTTCGAGGCCCACGCCATCCCGACCGCGTGGGGCAGGTGGTCGCCGATGGTGATGTTGAGCGGCGCGATGTTGACCTCGGCGAGCGCAGCGTTGGCCGACTCGTGGCCCATCCAGTACTGGAGGTACTCGGCGAGCATTCCTCTCACGACGACCGCGCCGTGCTCGCGGTACTGATAGAGCACCCAATCGCGCTCGTCGAGCGCGTACATCGACCCGATCTGGGAGCCCTCCTGGCCGGCGAGCGAGGAGTAGGTCCCGAGTCGCCCCTGGCGCTGGAGGCTGATCAGGCGCTCGTCGAGGTGGCGCGCGAAGCGCATGTCGCGGTAGATGGAGACGAACGTCTCGTCCGGGAGGGCCGGCACGGTCGCGCCGTCGACGACCTGGCCGTCGGGATCGAGCACCTGCACGCGGTCCTCTCCCCGTGTGCGATCTGTAGTCACGGTTCCCGAAACCTGTGTGGCGCGGCGGCATAGCGTTTCCGTCCACGAGGAAAACCGTCTTGCCGGTCGCGTTCGTCGCGTCGGATGGCCGATGACGAGCCACGGTTCCGAACCGGACTCGGCACCCGGATGGTGACGAACCCTATGAGTACCGAGGCCCAACCCGAATTCCGATGAAACGCCATGTGGATCGCCCGGGAGACGACGAACTCATCGCTGGACCGTTCGCACTAACTACTCCGGGGAAAACAGTTCCTCTATCTGGCATTCGAAGAAGCCGGCAAGCGCGAACGCGAGTTCGAGTGAGGGGTCGTACCGCTCGCGTTCGATGGCGTTGATAGTCTGCCGCGAGACGTCTACAGCCGCAGCGAGTTCTCCCTGCGAGAGCTCGTGATACTCACGATACTCAGGGACGACATTGTTCATCGACGCCCGCGTGCCACCACCAGAAAACCACCCCAAAGCGCGAACATGACGGCGATGAACCCGCCAACAGGCGCGAGCCACATGGGGAACTCAACATACCCGAGGCCAGCCAGTGCCGAGACCACCGGGAAGACGACCGCCGACGTGAGGCCGACTACCCGGATAGTGTTCGCGCTGGCCTCCTTGATGATACTCGCATCACGCTCATCGAACATCGATTCTGGCTCTCCAAGTGTGAACGTCGCACCTCCAAGGACGAAGAACGCGACAGCACCCACCGCCGGGTAGCCAGCCACGGTCGTCCCAACGAAGACCATGGTTGCAAGCGCCCACAGCCCGATGTACAGCAGTCGATTCCGATTCGTCGTTCTGGTGTAGCTCGTTTCAGTCATGCTGTCAACCTCGCTTTACAGTAAAATGTGCTTTACACACGATATTAAATCTTGTGGCACTCCCCAACGGGGTCAGCCGAGTTCGGTTCGACGATAGAACCGAGAGTCGACCAGCTGCACTGTCCACGAACTGACTCGGTACGATCGCCGATACATCGCTCCCAGATATTGAAGAGGCGTCAGTTTTAATAGGAAGTGTAAAATACGCTTTACTGTAAAGGGTGGTTTACACATCATGACGACGATCCAAACCGGTTCGGGAATCACTCGCCAGACGTACAGTCGGCTCGTATACGCCATCGGTGGGATAGGCATAATCGGTCTCCTCGCCGGAATGGTACTCGGGCAACATCTCGCAGGCACTGTCGTCTACTTGCTTGGTGTCTGGATCGGCGGCGGAATCGCCCTCGTCGCACCACTGTGGAGCGACACAAAGCTTCAGGACGAACGAGATTACGACCTCCACAACCGAGCAAGCGGATTGACGATCGGTATCACCATGGTAGCCGGATTGAGTGTCGTTCCAGTAATCTATGTTCTCGATGCCGGTGGATACGTCGGTCTCGCGGGAGCAGTAGGTGGTGCGATCTTCGTTCTATCAGGACTATTCTTACTGTACGGTATCTGTTTCGGGGTCGTCAAACGTCGCAACTAGTCGGTAGTTCGCGCATATCGGTCATCATACCCGGACTGCTGACCGACTTCACCGGGTTCCTGTTCGTGATCCCCTCCGTAGCGCGCTCGAACCCTGGTGGTCATCCAGTCCGGCCGTGAGAAGATCCGCGACGGCTCCCACAACATCCAGGTTGGCGGAAGCCTCGGAAACACGGCGGGCGGTGGTGGTTTCGACGAGCAGAACCGAACCGGAGGTGCCGAGACGGAAAGCCACGAACGAGCACTCACGGTTGCCATCGTGGCGGAGTCGGTCTCTGCGCCAATCGGTCTCCTCGGCGGTCATGGTCCGTGATACGCATCGACGACCATAGCCGTTCGCCCGGTCCCGGCGGTCGCGAGGCGTTCGACGGGACCCCGGTCGGACGGCGCGAACGCGTCGCTGGTCGGGATAGCGCTCGAAAAATTTCGGTGAGTGAGAGTCCGCGTACGCTACTCGTCCGACTTACAGTCGGGTGAGGTTGGTCGCGCGCGGGCCTTTGTCAGCCTGTTCGATGTCGAATTCGACTTCCGTGTCCTCTTCGAGATCCGGGCCGCCGATGTCTTCCATGTGGAAGAACACGTCCTCGTCCGAGTCCTCAGTGTCGATGAAGCCGTAGCCGCCAGTGTCGTTGAAGAAATCAACCGTGCCTTTTGCCATTGCTTCTAAAGCCAACGCCCACCGGGTCATAAGAATTGCGCGAGTCGCGGTATCATGCGGGGTGCGATGGACACACATCCAAAAATCGATAATCATGGAAGATGGAACCGGAAGCCGTGGCTCCCCGGTCGGATGCTCGGAAAATGCTCGGTCGGGGATTTGAACTTCGGAAGACGGTCGCTCACTACGCTCGCGCTGCGACTTCCGTGCTCAAATCCGCCTCCCTGCGCGCTTCGCTCGTCACTTCGTTCCTCGCTGTAGTGCTCGGTCGGGGATTTGAACCCCGGTCTTCGGCTCGAAAGGCCAAAATGATTGGCCGGACTACACCAACCGAGCGGACGCATCGAATGCTTCCGGACTATTCGGGTTAAGGGTTGCGTTCCGCGTTCAGTGCCCCTCGAATTCGGGGTCCGAATCGCCCATGAACGCGGTGACGCCCTCCATCAGGTCGTCGGTGTTGATGAGGTGGCCGAACGCCTGGGATTCGATCTCCAGCCCGGCCTCGGTGTCCTCCCACCCTCGAAGCATCACGCGCTTGGTGAGCTTCTGGGCCACCGGCGGGCCGGCGGCGAGGTCGGCGGCGAGGTCGTGGGCGGCCTCCCGGAACTCGTTCTTCGAGACCACGTCGGTGACGAAGCCGTAGTCGGCCATCTCCTCGGCCTCGTAGCGCTCGGCGGTGAGGATGATCTCCTTCGCGCGCCCCTCGCCGACGATGTGCTGGAGGCGCTGGGTGCCGCCCCAGCCGGGCAGGAGGCCGAGGTTCAACTCGGGCTGGCCGAACTGCGAGGGTTCGGTGGCGATCCGGAGGTCCGCGCACATCGCGAGCTCCATCCCGCCGCCGAGGCAGTAGCCGTCGATGGCCGCCACGACGGGCATCGGGCACTCCTCCAGTTTGCCGAAGGTATCCTTGCCCTTCTTCGAGAGGTCGATGGCTTCGAGCGGGTCGGCGCTCGCCGCCATCGATTGCACATCTGCACCCGCCGAGAACGCGTCGTCGCCCGCGCCCGTGATCAGCACCGCGCGCACCTCGTCGTCGTCCTCGAACAGCTCGATGGCGGCGGCGAGCTCGTCGAGCACGTCCACGTTGATGGTGTTCATCCGGTGGGGGCGGTCGATGACGATCTCGCCCACCATGTCGCCCGGATACTCGATTCCGACCGTTTCGAACTCGACCTCGTCGCCATCACCGTCGTCCGTGGTCCCGTAGAAGCCCTCGCCCGCGAGCTCTTCGAGTGCGGGGGCGGGTTCGTAGCGCGCCGCGCCGGTCTCGTCGTAGACGTCGGAAAGCGTCTCGTAGAGCGAGTCGAGGCCCTTGTTGTCGGCGAGCTTCGCGGGGCCGTTCGGGAACCCGGCCCCCAGCATCACGGCCTCGTCGATGTCCTCGGCGGGCGCGACGTCGTTGCCGACGAGTTTGGCGACCTCGTTCGCCATCACGGCCAGCAATCGGGACTCGATCTCGTCGGTACCGGCGTCGGTCGGGATCTCCGCGCCGTCGCCGTCCTCGTAGTCGTAGAATCCTTTGCCTGTCTTCTTCCCGAGTTCCTCGGCCTCGACCTTCGATTCGAGCAGCGGGCACGGCGCGTAGGCCTCGCCGAGCACGTCGTGCATATAGTCGAGAACGTGATAGCCCACGTCGATCCCCACTTGGTCGGCGAGTTCGAAGCTCCCCATCGGGAGACCCATGTCGAACTTCGTGGTGCTGTCGACTTCCGCCATCGTCGCCACGTCGTCTTCGACCAGCCACGCCGCCTCGTTCATCAGCGGCACGAGGATTCGATTGACGATGAACCCCGGACTGTCCTTGCGAACGCGCACGGGCGTCTTGCCGAACGCCTCGGCGAGCGCCTCGATGGTCTCGATGGTTTCGTCGTCGGTGTGCGCACCCGAGATCACTTCCACCAACTGCATTCTCACGGGGGGATTGAAGAAGTGCATCCCGCAGAACTGACCCGGGCGTTCGGTGACCTCCGCGAGGTCGGTGATCGAGAGCGAGGACGTGTTGGTGGCGAACAGCGCCTCCTCCGGCGCGTACTGTTCGACCTCCTGATAGACGTCCTGCTTGATGTCCATCTTCTCGGGGACCACCTCGATGATCACGTCCGTGTTCGAGACGGTCTCCTCGACGTCGACCAGCGTCGTCACGCGGTCGAGCGCGGCTTCGGCCTCCTCCTCGGTCAACTGGCCCTTCTCCTCGAGCTTCCCGACGCTCCATTCGAGCTGGTCGTATCCCTTTTCAACTAGCTCCTCGTTGATATCGCGCAGACGGACGTCGTAGCCCGCGAGCGCAGCGACCTCGGCGATGCCGTGGCCCATGTTTCCCGCGCCGAGCACGGCAACGGTCTCGATGTCGTCGACGTTCATGATTCACCGTTACAACTCACCGGCGGGATTTCAACGTTTCCGTCCGCCCGGCTCCCGGTTCACCACCACGCCACTCGAACGCGACGGACCGAACGATAACAACTCGCTTCGGGTTTATTCCCGAGTGCGACGACGAGGGCGGGGTGCGCTTCGCCGATGACACGATTCAAGCGGGTCGCGACCCTCGATCGGCCACCGAATGGACGAACTCACCCAGGACCCGGTGATGGCCGAGCTCGTCGAGGAGTACGGCCCGCTCGAACTCGACCCCGCCGAGAGCGAGTTCGAACGGCTCGTGATATCGATCGTCAACCAATCAATCTCGACGGCCTCGGCCAACGCCGTCCGCGAGCGGACCTTCGCCCTGTTCGACGGGGTCACGCCCGAGGCCGTGCTCGCGGCCGACGAGGAGACCCTCGTCGAGGCGGGACTCGGAAAGGCCAAGACCGAGTACATCAGGAACGCCGCCGAGGCGTTCATCGAACGCGACCTGACCCGTGCGGGGCTCGCGGACGCAACTGACCAAGAGGTCATCGACGAACTCGCCGAGATCCACGGGATCGGCGAGTGGACCGGCCGGATGTACCTGATCTTCGCGCTCGGGCGCGAGGACGTCTTCCCGGTCGGCGACCTCGCCGTTCGGCGGGCGGTGGAGTCGCTCTACGGCGAGATGAGCCGAGCCGAGATGCGCGAGTTCGCCGAGCGCTGGGAGCCCTCCCGCTCGCTCGCCACGCTCTACCTCTGGGAACACTACGAGTCCTGACCGCTCACTCTTCGAGGGGTTGCTCGTCCGGACGAGGCTGGTCGCTATCGGCTCGCCGCCGGACGTCGACCTGGTAGTGTTTCAGGATGTCCCGCCCCAGCAGGAGCGGGTAGTTCATGTGACTCCGGTCCTCGACGCTCGCGGTCACGGTGTGCTGGGTGCCACCGATCCCGACCACGAGGTCGACCACCGGCCGCGCCTTCCCGGATTTCTGGCTCCCCGAGCGAACCTTGGTCATGCTCTTGATCGGCCCGGCACCGATCGCGGCCGCGAGCGAGGTGTCGATGCTGGTTCTGGTCGCCCCCGTATCCGACTTGGCGAGCGTCGACTGCGAGCCGCTGGTGCCGCTGACCACCACGTCCTCGATGTAGCCGATGGTCGGTGTTTCGCCGGGCGCGGGCCGCTCCTCGCGCGGCATCGACGACGGCGTGGAGTCGTCGAGCGACCCTGCGAGTTCGCGCACCCGGTCGTCGTCGACGCTCCCGCCGACGTGCTCGATGGCGTGCTTCGCGATGTAGGGGGCGGGGCTCGTCCCGGTCGCCTCGTAGAGTCCCTTGAAGCCCGCCGTGGGGTTCATCTCGAGGACGTACCAGCCGTCGTTCGCCTCCACGAGGTCGACCCCGACGTAGTCGAGGTCGATCACGTCGGCGGCGTAGAGCGCGGTCTCGCGCGCCTCCGCCGGGATCTCGTCGGTGACGTCCTCGACCGCCCCGCCGAGCGCGACGTTGGTCCGCCAGTCGCCCTCGGGGGCGTAGCGGTGCATCGCGCCGATGATCCGGTCGCCGACGACGTACACCCGGAGATCGCGGTGCTGGGTCTCGTCGCGTTCGATGAGTTCCTGGAGGAACGCCTGTCGGTTGCCGACCCGCGGGTTGACCGGCTCGCTCAGGTCGACCTTCCACGTCCCGCCGCCGTGGGTGCCGATAGCCGTTTTGTAGACCCCGACGTCGCCGAAGCGCTCCCGGCCCCGGTTCAGCCGGTCGTTCGAGAGCGCGAGCAGCGCGTCGGGCACCCGCACGTTCCAGTCGGCGAGCGTCGCCGCGGTCGCGAACTTGTGGATCGCGGTCAGGGTGGCACCCGGGCGGTTCAGCATCGGGCGGATCCGTTCGAAGGTGGCCGCCAGCCCCAGCCCCTCGGCGGGCTCCTCGGTGTTCGAGAGCAGGAGCCGGTTGGCCACCACGTCGACGTCGGGTTCGAGGCTCACCTCGCCGTCCCGGATGGAGACCGCGGTGTTCTCCCGGCGGAGCCAGACGGGCTCGTGACCGAGGTCCTCGACCGCGTTGAGGATCGCCTTCGTCTCCTTGCTGTTGTGGAGGCTCAACACGCCGACACGAATCGCGTCGTCGGAGGGGTCCATGTCGTCTCCTGGCCGGGCGCGAGGCAAAGTTGTAGCGATGCGTCGTGCCCTCGAACGACCGAACCCGGAGGCGGGAGGGCTTTAGGGATGGTTCACCTTCGAGAGTCAATGGCCGAGGGCGCGTTCACGTACAACGGCGGGAAGGTCGACCCGGGCGAGACACAGAACATCAGGTACGGTATCAGCGAGACCTACATGGGCGACCCCGTGCGGATCCCGGTCACCATCGTCAACGGCACGGAACCCGGCCCGACGGCCTTCCTCAGCGCGGCGGCCCACGGCGACGAACTCAACGGCGTCGAGGTCGTTCGAACGGTCGCCCACGACTGGGACCACGCGGACCTCCACGGAACGCTGGTCTGTCTCCCCGTGTTGAACGTCCCCGGTTTTCTGG from Halococcus hamelinensis 100A6 encodes the following:
- a CDS encoding cold-shock protein, producing the protein MAKGTVDFFNDTGGYGFIDTEDSDEDVFFHMEDIGGPDLEEDTEVEFDIEQADKGPRATNLTRL
- a CDS encoding 3-hydroxyacyl-CoA dehydrogenase/enoyl-CoA hydratase family protein, translated to MNVDDIETVAVLGAGNMGHGIAEVAALAGYDVRLRDINEELVEKGYDQLEWSVGKLEEKGQLTEEEAEAALDRVTTLVDVEETVSNTDVIIEVVPEKMDIKQDVYQEVEQYAPEEALFATNTSSLSITDLAEVTERPGQFCGMHFFNPPVRMQLVEVISGAHTDDETIETIEALAEAFGKTPVRVRKDSPGFIVNRILVPLMNEAAWLVEDDVATMAEVDSTTKFDMGLPMGSFELADQVGIDVGYHVLDYMHDVLGEAYAPCPLLESKVEAEELGKKTGKGFYDYEDGDGAEIPTDAGTDEIESRLLAVMANEVAKLVGNDVAPAEDIDEAVMLGAGFPNGPAKLADNKGLDSLYETLSDVYDETGAARYEPAPALEELAGEGFYGTTDDGDGDEVEFETVGIEYPGDMVGEIVIDRPHRMNTINVDVLDELAAAIELFEDDDEVRAVLITGAGDDAFSAGADVQSMAASADPLEAIDLSKKGKDTFGKLEECPMPVVAAIDGYCLGGGMELAMCADLRIATEPSQFGQPELNLGLLPGWGGTQRLQHIVGEGRAKEIILTAERYEAEEMADYGFVTDVVSKNEFREAAHDLAADLAAGPPVAQKLTKRVMLRGWEDTEAGLEIESQAFGHLINTDDLMEGVTAFMGDSDPEFEGH
- a CDS encoding DNA-3-methyladenine glycosylase family protein translates to MDELTQDPVMAELVEEYGPLELDPAESEFERLVISIVNQSISTASANAVRERTFALFDGVTPEAVLAADEETLVEAGLGKAKTEYIRNAAEAFIERDLTRAGLADATDQEVIDELAEIHGIGEWTGRMYLIFALGREDVFPVGDLAVRRAVESLYGEMSRAEMREFAERWEPSRSLATLYLWEHYES
- a CDS encoding putative ATP-dependent zinc protease, encoding MDPSDDAIRVGVLSLHNSKETKAILNAVEDLGHEPVWLRRENTAVSIRDGEVSLEPDVDVVANRLLLSNTEEPAEGLGLAATFERIRPMLNRPGATLTAIHKFATAATLADWNVRVPDALLALSNDRLNRGRERFGDVGVYKTAIGTHGGGTWKVDLSEPVNPRVGNRQAFLQELIERDETQHRDLRVYVVGDRIIGAMHRYAPEGDWRTNVALGGAVEDVTDEIPAEARETALYAADVIDLDYVGVDLVEANDGWYVLEMNPTAGFKGLYEATGTSPAPYIAKHAIEHVGGSVDDDRVRELAGSLDDSTPSSMPREERPAPGETPTIGYIEDVVVSGTSGSQSTLAKSDTGATRTSIDTSLAAAIGAGPIKSMTKVRSGSQKSGKARPVVDLVVGIGGTQHTVTASVEDRSHMNYPLLLGRDILKHYQVDVRRRADSDQPRPDEQPLEE